In Arsenicicoccus sp. oral taxon 190, the following are encoded in one genomic region:
- a CDS encoding ABC transporter substrate-binding protein: MHIRKVSMAAVLCGLVATSTSACLSGGGNDSSSGGSGGGQGSAKTTISIMYAFSGDQNVAFKKELDDWGAKQSPALKFDYNQSDNFQNLITTKIQAGDPPDIAIFPQPGILKSLATKGKVAELSTQTDVEKVKSSIIPGFLDAATVNGKVYGAPMAMNIKSLYWYDKATWKQKGYEVPKTQAELEALLAKMKSDGVAPMCFGLGSGPATGWPGTDWIEDYVLQTGGKDVYKKWVDHEIKFDSPEVRKAFDIYNKLVLTDGYMYGGRQNAASIQFATALNPMFAKPPKCLTGKQGNFITQKGFFPDTIFKDIDNVVGVFQTPSVNGEHPVLGAGDLAAALTKNDSNVKKVMEHMVADPKWGESQAATGAWLSPNKSFDDSKYPNNTLREIAKIAKNATVLGFDGSDAMPGAVGSGSFWTGMVNYTTGKADLDATLKAIDDSWPAS, translated from the coding sequence ATGCACATCCGCAAGGTCTCCATGGCCGCCGTGCTCTGCGGGCTCGTCGCGACGTCGACGAGCGCGTGCCTCTCCGGCGGAGGCAACGACTCGTCCTCCGGCGGGTCCGGCGGAGGACAGGGTAGCGCCAAGACGACGATCAGCATCATGTATGCCTTCTCGGGCGACCAGAACGTCGCCTTCAAGAAGGAGCTCGACGACTGGGGCGCCAAGCAGTCGCCGGCGCTGAAGTTCGACTACAACCAGTCCGACAACTTCCAGAACCTCATCACCACCAAGATCCAGGCGGGCGACCCGCCGGACATCGCGATCTTCCCCCAGCCCGGCATCCTGAAGTCGCTCGCGACCAAGGGCAAGGTCGCTGAGCTGTCGACCCAGACGGACGTCGAGAAGGTCAAGTCCTCGATCATCCCCGGCTTCCTGGACGCCGCCACGGTCAACGGCAAGGTCTACGGCGCGCCGATGGCGATGAACATCAAGTCGCTCTACTGGTACGACAAGGCGACCTGGAAGCAGAAGGGCTACGAGGTCCCCAAGACCCAGGCCGAGCTCGAGGCGCTGCTGGCCAAGATGAAGTCGGACGGCGTCGCCCCGATGTGCTTCGGCCTCGGTTCTGGCCCCGCCACCGGTTGGCCGGGCACCGACTGGATCGAGGACTACGTCCTGCAGACCGGCGGCAAGGACGTCTACAAGAAGTGGGTCGACCACGAGATCAAGTTCGACTCCCCCGAGGTCCGCAAGGCCTTCGACATCTACAACAAGCTCGTCCTCACCGACGGCTACATGTATGGCGGACGCCAGAACGCCGCCAGCATCCAGTTCGCGACCGCCCTCAACCCGATGTTCGCCAAGCCGCCGAAGTGCCTCACCGGCAAGCAGGGCAACTTCATCACCCAGAAGGGCTTCTTCCCGGACACCATCTTCAAGGACATCGACAACGTCGTCGGGGTCTTCCAGACGCCGTCCGTCAACGGGGAGCACCCGGTCCTCGGTGCGGGTGACCTCGCGGCCGCGCTGACCAAGAACGACAGCAACGTCAAGAAGGTCATGGAGCACATGGTGGCCGACCCCAAGTGGGGCGAGTCCCAGGCCGCCACGGGTGCGTGGCTGTCGCCCAACAAGAGCTTCGACGACTCGAAGTACCCCAACAACACGCTGCGCGAGATCGCGAAGATCGCCAAGAACGCCACCGTTCTCGGCTTCGACGGCTCGGACGCGATGCCCGGTGCCGTCGGCTCCGGCTCGTTC